GAAGCCTGGATTAACAGGAGAGAAGGGAACCGTATTTGCAACTGGTTACGCACGGTGGGCACTCAGGCTTAGTCACCCACCCATACCCCGGCCGAGGAAAAATAGGCAGGCCTTAAAGATTATCTGCATCTGAATAAGTCAATTTAATCACTAATTAATCCGATATCAAAATAATCTTGATAATAATATTTAATCATTTTTATATATGAAAAAACTAATTCAAAGAGGGGCCATTGCTGGCACTATTTAATGGTCGCCTGCTCTTATAGCCAGGCGCAGAAAACCCTGTTTTAAGGCATCAGAAGCAATAAAAAAGCCCCGCCTGTTCGGCGGGGCTGTCGTCTCAGAGCAGAATCATACGTAATTAATCCTCACTGGGCAGTACCAGCACCGGCACAATGCTGTGGCGTACCACTTGCGCCGTAATGCTGTGATGGAAAAGCTCACCCAACAGACTGTGTCGCCGCGCAATGAGTACCAGCAAATCGGCCTGGGTGAGCAGCACGGCTTCCTGAATGCCCTCGGCCAGATCGGAGTGGCGGACCACCTGCGCCTGGGGCTGCTCCAGCTCCATGGCCAGGCCACTGCGCTGCACGGAGTCCAGGGAAAGCTGCGCCGATTCGGTTTCTTCAGGCGTGGCTACGTGCACCACGGTTAAGGGCGCCCCTAACTCGTGCAGCAGGTGCGGAATATTCGCCGATTCGGCGCTCAGGGCAAACCCCTGGCCATCCACCGCCAGCGTAATGTGGGCCGGCGGGCTGGCTACGGCAGACATCACCGGCACCACCAGCATGGGGCAGGTAGCGGCATGAATCAGCTCCAGCGAGGTAGTAGTTACCAGCTCATCGGGGGTAGCTTCCGTGTCGGGCTTACCTACAATCAGTAAACTGGGGAGCAGGCGTTCGGTGGCTTCCGTTACGGCCTGGGCTACCTGGTCAGTCGTTACCTCTACCACGGCCGGAACGCTCAGGTGGCTGGTGCGCTCGGCCAGCGCGGTGGCCACTTCGCCTTCGCTCAGGTGGGTAATTTTGCCGGTCAGCAGGTCGGGGTCCAGGAGGGAAGTGCGCCGCACATGCAGGAGCACAATAGACGTTTCCAGTTTTTCGGCCAGCGCGTTAGCATAGGTTAGGGCGTGGTCGGCGGCGGGAGAGAAGTCGGTGAGTACCAGCAGGGGGGAGGCCATAGTGCTGCAGTAAGGAATAGAGGAGTTGCGGAATATGCTGCAGTATACGTGGGAATGGCTAATCCTGTATCAGGTGGGGAAAATGTTCATCTGCAAATGCCTGCGCGTAGGCCTTCACCTGGTTGCGCACGGCGCGGAACTGCTGCAGAATCTCTTCCTCCGTGCCGGTGGCTTTGGCAGGGTCCGGGAAGTTATGGTGCAACTGTTTGGCTGATGCGGGAAACACCGGGCAAACCTCCCGGGCGTGGTCGCAGACGGTTATAACATAATCAAACGGGATATGGGTGTACTTCTCCACGTGGTGGCTGGTGTGGTGGCTGATGTCAATACCATCTTCGTGCATTACCTGCACGGCGCGTGGGTTCAGTCCGTGGGTTTCTACACCGGCCGAGTACACATGAGCCCGCACCCCCAGTAGCTGTTGCAGGTAGCCATGCAGCAGCTGGCTGCGGCAGGAGTTGCCGGTGCACAGCACCAGAATGTTTTTAGGATCAGCCATAAATAACAACTAGAGGAAATATGTTAGCCGCAGCAGCTACCGGCTTGCCTGGGTGGGCATGGCACGGTGCCGTACGAACAGAAAACGCAACAGTCTCCGGCCCGGGGCTTCAGCACCGTATGGCAGTGCGTGCATTCATAGAAATACTGACACGCGTCGGTCGGCATTTCTTCTGCCTCCTGGTAGCCGCACACGGGGCAGGTAATGACAGCGGAAGTAATCAGCGCATTCATAGCCAGTAGAAGTTAATGCCATACACTACGAGGTAGTGCTTCCGGGGGCTGCTGATGCTGAGCCGTACCAGCGGCGGCGCAGCCAGAAGGCCACATTCACCAGCGCAATAAG
The Hymenobacter sp. DG25B genome window above contains:
- a CDS encoding universal stress protein, yielding MASPLLVLTDFSPAADHALTYANALAEKLETSIVLLHVRRTSLLDPDLLTGKITHLSEGEVATALAERTSHLSVPAVVEVTTDQVAQAVTEATERLLPSLLIVGKPDTEATPDELVTTTSLELIHAATCPMLVVPVMSAVASPPAHITLAVDGQGFALSAESANIPHLLHELGAPLTVVHVATPEETESAQLSLDSVQRSGLAMELEQPQAQVVRHSDLAEGIQEAVLLTQADLLVLIARRHSLLGELFHHSITAQVVRHSIVPVLVLPSED
- a CDS encoding arsenate reductase ArsC; this encodes MADPKNILVLCTGNSCRSQLLHGYLQQLLGVRAHVYSAGVETHGLNPRAVQVMHEDGIDISHHTSHHVEKYTHIPFDYVITVCDHAREVCPVFPASAKQLHHNFPDPAKATGTEEEILQQFRAVRNQVKAYAQAFADEHFPHLIQD
- a CDS encoding GDCCVxC domain-containing (seleno)protein, which encodes MNALITSAVITCPVCGYQEAEEMPTDACQYFYECTHCHTVLKPRAGDCCVFCSYGTVPCPPRQAGSCCG